In a genomic window of Homo sapiens chromosome 22, GRCh38.p14 Primary Assembly:
- the CPT1B gene encoding carnitine O-palmitoyltransferase 1, muscle isoform isoform a (isoform a is encoded by transcript variant 8), whose protein sequence is MAEAHQAVAFQFTVTPDGVDFRLSREALKHVYLSGINSWKKRLIRIKNGILRGVYPGSPTSWLVVIMATVGSSFCNVDISLGLVSCIQRCLPQGCGPYQTPQTRALLSMAIFSTGVWVTGIFFFRQTLKLLLCYHGWMFEMHGKTSNLTRIWAMCIRLLSSRHPMLYSFQTSLPKLPVPRVSATIQRYLESVRPLLDDEEYYRMELLAKEFQDKTAPRLQKYLVLKSWWASNYVSDWWEEYIYLRGRSPLMVNSNYYVMDLVLIKNTDVQAARLGNIIHAMIMYRRKLDREEIKPVMALGIVPMCSYQMERMFNTTRIPGKDTDVLQHLSDSRHVAVYHKGRFFKLWLYEGARLLKPQDLEMQFQRILDDPSPPQPGEEKLAALTAGGRVEWAQARQAFFSSGKNKAALEAIERAAFFVALDEESYSYDPEDEASLSLYGKALLHGNCYNRWFDKSFTLISFKNGQLGLNAEHAWADAPIIGHLWEFVLGTDSFHLGYTETGHCLGKPNPALAPPTRLQWDIPKQCQAVIESSYQVAKALADDVELYCFQFLPFGKGLIKKCRTSPDAFVQIALQLAHFRDRGKFCLTYEASMTRMFREGRTETVRSCTSESTAFVQAMMEGSHTKADLRDLFQKAAKKHQNMYRLAMTGAGIDRHLFCLYLVSKYLGVSSPFLAEVLSEPWRLSTSQIPQSQIRMFDPEQHPNHLGAGGGFGPVADDGYGVSYMIAGENTIFFHISSKFSSSETNAQRFGNHIRKALLDIADLFQVPKAYS, encoded by the exons ATGGCGGAAGCTCACCAGGCCGTGGCCTTCCAGTTCACGGTGACCCCAGACGGGGTCGACTTCCGGCTCAGTCGGGAGGCCCTGAAACACGTCTACCTGTCTGGGATCAACTCCTGGAAGAAACGCCTGATCCGCATCAAG AATGGCATCCTCAGGGGCGTGTACCCTGGCAGCCCCACCAGCTGGCTGGTCGTCATCATGGCAACAGTGGGTTCCTCCTTCTGCAACGTGGACATCTCCTTGGGGCTGGTCAGTTGCATCCAGAGATGCCTCCCTCAGGG GTGTGGCCCCTACCAGACCCCGCAGACCCGGGCACTTCTCAGCATGGCCATCTTCTCCACGGGCGTCTGGGTGACGGGCATCTTCTTCTTCCGCCAAACCCTGAAGCTGCTTCTCTGCTACCATGGGTGGATGTTTGAGATGCATGGCAAGACCAGCAACTTGACCAGGATCTGGGCT ATGTGTATCCGCCTTCTATCCAGCCGGCACCCTATGCTCTACAGCTTCCAGACATCTCTGCCCAAGCTTCCTGTGCCCAGGGTGTCAGCCACAATTCAGCGG TACCTAGAGTCTGTGCGCCCCTTGTTGGATGATGAGGAATATTACCGCATGGAGTTGCTGGCCAAAGAATTCCAGGACAAGACTGCCCCCAGGCTGCAGAAATACCTGGTGCTCAAGTCATGGTGGGCAAGTAACTAT GTGAGTGACTGGTGGGAAGAGTACATCTACCTTCGAGGCAGGAGCCCTCTCATGGTGAACAGCAACTATTATGTCATG GACCTTGTGCTCATCAAGAATACAGACGTGCAGGCAGCCCGCCTGGGAAACATCATCCACGCCATGATCATGTATCGCCGTAAACTGGACCGTGAAGAAATCAAGCCT GTGATGGCACTGGGCATAGTGCCTATGTGCTCCTACCAGATGGAGAGGATGTTCAACACCACTCGGATCCCGGGCAAGGACACAG ATGTGCTACAGCACCTCTCAGACAGCCGGCACGTGGCTGTCTACCACAAGGGACGCTTCTTCAAGCTGTGGCTCTATGAGGGCGCCCGTCTGCTCAAGCCTCAGGATCTGGAGATGCAGTTCCAGAGGATCCTGGACGacccctccccacctcagcctggggAGGAGAAGCTGGCAGCCCTCACTGCAGGAGGAAG GGTGGAGTGGGCGCAGGCACGCCAGGCCTTCTTTAGCTCTGGAAAGAATAAGGCTGCCTTGGAGGCCATCGAGCGTGCCGCTTTCTTCGTGGCCCTGGATGAGGAATCCTACTCCTATGACCCCGAAGATgaggccagcctcagcctctaTGGCAAGGCCCTGCTACATGGCAACTGCTACAACAG GTGGTTTGACAAATCCTTCACTCTCATTTCCTTCAAGAATGGCCAGTTGGGTCTCAATGCAGAGCATGCGTGGGCAGATGCTCCCATCATTGGGCACCTCTGGGAG TTTGTCCTGGGCACAGACAGCTTCCACCTGGGCTACACGGAGACCGGGCACTGCCTGGGCAAACCGAACCCTGCGCTCGCACCTCCTACACGGCTGCAGTGGGACATTCCAAAACAG TGCCAGGCGGTCATCGAGAGTTCCTACCAGGTGGCCAAGGCGTTGGCAGACGACGTGGAGTTGTACTGCTTCCAGTTCCTGCCCTTTGGCAAAGGCCTCATCAAGAAGTGCCGGACCAGCCCTGATGCCTTTGTGCAGATCGCGCTGCAGCTGGCTCACTTCCGG GACAGGGGTAAGTTCTGCCTGACCTATGAGGCCTCAATGACCAGAATGTTCCGGGAGGGACGGACTGAGACTGTGCGTTCCTGTACCAGCGAGTCCACAGCCTTTGTGCAGGCCATGATGGAGGGGTCCCACACA AAAGCAGACCTGCGAGATCTCTTCCAGAAGGCTGCTAAGAAGCACCAGAATATGTACCGCCTGGCCATGACCGGGGCAGGGATCGACAGGCACCTCTTCTGCCTTTACTTGGTCTCCAAGTACCTAGGAGTCAGCTCTCCTTTCCTTGCTGAG GTGCTCTCGGAACCCTGGCGTCTCTCCACCAGCCAGATCCCCCAATCCCAGATCCGCATGTTCGACCCAGAGCAGCACCCCAATCACCTGGGCGCTGGAGGTGGCTTTGGCCCT GTAGCAGATGATGGCTATGGAGTTTCCTACATGATTGCAGGCGAGAACACGATCTTCTTCCACATCTCCAGCAAGTTCTCAAGCTCAGAGACG AACGCCCAGCGCTTTGGAAACCACATCCGCAAAGCCCTGCTGGACATTGCTGATCTTTTCCAAGTTCCCAAGGCCTACAGCTGA
- the CPT1B gene encoding carnitine O-palmitoyltransferase 1, muscle isoform isoform c (isoform c is encoded by transcript variant 5): protein MAEAHQAVAFQFTVTPDGVDFRLSREALKHVYLSGINSWKKRLIRIKNGILRGVYPGSPTSWLVVIMATVGSSFCNVDISLGLVSCIQRCLPQGCGPYQTPQTRALLSMAIFSTGVWVTGIFFFRQTLKLLLCYHGWMFEMHGKTSNLTRIWAYLESVRPLLDDEEYYRMELLAKEFQDKTAPRLQKYLVLKSWWASNYVSDWWEEYIYLRGRSPLMVNSNYYVMDLVLIKNTDVQAARLGNIIHAMIMYRRKLDREEIKPVMALGIVPMCSYQMERMFNTTRIPGKDTDVLQHLSDSRHVAVYHKGRFFKLWLYEGARLLKPQDLEMQFQRILDDPSPPQPGEEKLAALTAGGRVEWAQARQAFFSSGKNKAALEAIERAAFFVALDEESYSYDPEDEASLSLYGKALLHGNCYNRWFDKSFTLISFKNGQLGLNAEHAWADAPIIGHLWEFVLGTDSFHLGYTETGHCLGKPNPALAPPTRLQWDIPKQCQAVIESSYQVAKALADDVELYCFQFLPFGKGLIKKCRTSPDAFVQIALQLAHFRDRGKFCLTYEASMTRMFREGRTETVRSCTSESTAFVQAMMEGSHTKADLRDLFQKAAKKHQNMYRLAMTGAGIDRHLFCLYLVSKYLGVSSPFLAEVLSEPWRLSTSQIPQSQIRMFDPEQHPNHLGAGGGFGPVADDGYGVSYMIAGENTIFFHISSKFSSSETNAQRFGNHIRKALLDIADLFQVPKAYS, encoded by the exons ATGGCGGAAGCTCACCAGGCCGTGGCCTTCCAGTTCACGGTGACCCCAGACGGGGTCGACTTCCGGCTCAGTCGGGAGGCCCTGAAACACGTCTACCTGTCTGGGATCAACTCCTGGAAGAAACGCCTGATCCGCATCAAG AATGGCATCCTCAGGGGCGTGTACCCTGGCAGCCCCACCAGCTGGCTGGTCGTCATCATGGCAACAGTGGGTTCCTCCTTCTGCAACGTGGACATCTCCTTGGGGCTGGTCAGTTGCATCCAGAGATGCCTCCCTCAGGG GTGTGGCCCCTACCAGACCCCGCAGACCCGGGCACTTCTCAGCATGGCCATCTTCTCCACGGGCGTCTGGGTGACGGGCATCTTCTTCTTCCGCCAAACCCTGAAGCTGCTTCTCTGCTACCATGGGTGGATGTTTGAGATGCATGGCAAGACCAGCAACTTGACCAGGATCTGGGCT TACCTAGAGTCTGTGCGCCCCTTGTTGGATGATGAGGAATATTACCGCATGGAGTTGCTGGCCAAAGAATTCCAGGACAAGACTGCCCCCAGGCTGCAGAAATACCTGGTGCTCAAGTCATGGTGGGCAAGTAACTAT GTGAGTGACTGGTGGGAAGAGTACATCTACCTTCGAGGCAGGAGCCCTCTCATGGTGAACAGCAACTATTATGTCATG GACCTTGTGCTCATCAAGAATACAGACGTGCAGGCAGCCCGCCTGGGAAACATCATCCACGCCATGATCATGTATCGCCGTAAACTGGACCGTGAAGAAATCAAGCCT GTGATGGCACTGGGCATAGTGCCTATGTGCTCCTACCAGATGGAGAGGATGTTCAACACCACTCGGATCCCGGGCAAGGACACAG ATGTGCTACAGCACCTCTCAGACAGCCGGCACGTGGCTGTCTACCACAAGGGACGCTTCTTCAAGCTGTGGCTCTATGAGGGCGCCCGTCTGCTCAAGCCTCAGGATCTGGAGATGCAGTTCCAGAGGATCCTGGACGacccctccccacctcagcctggggAGGAGAAGCTGGCAGCCCTCACTGCAGGAGGAAG GGTGGAGTGGGCGCAGGCACGCCAGGCCTTCTTTAGCTCTGGAAAGAATAAGGCTGCCTTGGAGGCCATCGAGCGTGCCGCTTTCTTCGTGGCCCTGGATGAGGAATCCTACTCCTATGACCCCGAAGATgaggccagcctcagcctctaTGGCAAGGCCCTGCTACATGGCAACTGCTACAACAG GTGGTTTGACAAATCCTTCACTCTCATTTCCTTCAAGAATGGCCAGTTGGGTCTCAATGCAGAGCATGCGTGGGCAGATGCTCCCATCATTGGGCACCTCTGGGAG TTTGTCCTGGGCACAGACAGCTTCCACCTGGGCTACACGGAGACCGGGCACTGCCTGGGCAAACCGAACCCTGCGCTCGCACCTCCTACACGGCTGCAGTGGGACATTCCAAAACAG TGCCAGGCGGTCATCGAGAGTTCCTACCAGGTGGCCAAGGCGTTGGCAGACGACGTGGAGTTGTACTGCTTCCAGTTCCTGCCCTTTGGCAAAGGCCTCATCAAGAAGTGCCGGACCAGCCCTGATGCCTTTGTGCAGATCGCGCTGCAGCTGGCTCACTTCCGG GACAGGGGTAAGTTCTGCCTGACCTATGAGGCCTCAATGACCAGAATGTTCCGGGAGGGACGGACTGAGACTGTGCGTTCCTGTACCAGCGAGTCCACAGCCTTTGTGCAGGCCATGATGGAGGGGTCCCACACA AAAGCAGACCTGCGAGATCTCTTCCAGAAGGCTGCTAAGAAGCACCAGAATATGTACCGCCTGGCCATGACCGGGGCAGGGATCGACAGGCACCTCTTCTGCCTTTACTTGGTCTCCAAGTACCTAGGAGTCAGCTCTCCTTTCCTTGCTGAG GTGCTCTCGGAACCCTGGCGTCTCTCCACCAGCCAGATCCCCCAATCCCAGATCCGCATGTTCGACCCAGAGCAGCACCCCAATCACCTGGGCGCTGGAGGTGGCTTTGGCCCT GTAGCAGATGATGGCTATGGAGTTTCCTACATGATTGCAGGCGAGAACACGATCTTCTTCCACATCTCCAGCAAGTTCTCAAGCTCAGAGACG AACGCCCAGCGCTTTGGAAACCACATCCGCAAAGCCCTGCTGGACATTGCTGATCTTTTCCAAGTTCCCAAGGCCTACAGCTGA
- the CHKB gene encoding choline/ethanolamine kinase, whose protein sequence is MAAEATAVAGSGAVGGCLAKDGLQQSKCPDTTPKRRRASSLSRDAERRAYQWCREYLGGAWRRVQPEELRVYPVSGGLSNLLFRCSLPDHLPSVGEEPREVLLRLYGAILQGVDSLVLESVMFAILAERSLGPQLYGVFPEGRLEQYIPSRPLKTQELREPVLSAAIATKMAQFHGMEMPFTKEPHWLFGTMERYLKQIQDLPPTGLPEMNLLEMYSLKDEMGNLRKLLESTPSPVVFCHNDIQEGNILLLSEPENADSLMLVDFEYSSYNYRGFDIGNHFCEWVYDYTHEEWPFYKARPTDYPTQEQQLHFIRHYLAEAKKGETLSQEEQRKLEEDLLVEVSRYALASHFFWGLWSILQASMSTIEFGYLDYAQSRFQFYFQQKGQLTSVHSSS, encoded by the exons ATGGCGGCCGAGGCGACAGCTGTGGCCGGAAGCGGGGCTGTTGGCGGCTGCCTGGCCAAAGACGGCTTGCAGCAGTCTAAGTGCCCGGACACTACCCCAAAACGGCGGCGCGCCTCGTCGCTGTCGCGTGACGCCGAGCGCCGAGCCTACCAATGGTGCCGGGAGTACTTGGGCGGGGCCTGGCGCCGAGTGCAGCCCGAGGAGCTGAGGGTTTACCCCGTGAG CGGAGGCCTCAGCAACCTGCTCTTCCGCTGCTCGCTCCCGGACCACCTGCCCAGCGTTGGCGAGGAGCCCCGGGAGGTGCTTCTGCGGCTGTACGGAGCCATCTTGCAG GGCGTGGACTCCCTGGTGCTAGAAAGCGTGATGTTCGCCATACTTGCGGAGCGGTCGCTGGGGCCCCAGCTGTACGGAGTCTTCCCAGAGGGCCGGCTGGAACAGTACATCCCA AGTCGGCCATTGAAAACTCAAGAGCTTCGAGAGCCAGTGTTGTCAGCAGCCATTGCCACGAAGATGGCGCAATTTCATGGCATGGAGATGCCTTTCACCAAGGAGCCCCACTGGCTGTTTGGGACCATGGAGCG GTACCTAAAACAGATCCAGGACCTGCCCCCAACTGGCCTCCCTGAGATGAACCTGCTGGAGATGTACAGCCTGAAGGATGAGATGGGCAACCTCAG GAAGTTACTAGAGTCTACCCCATCGCCAGTCGTCTTCTGCCACAATGACATCCAGGAAG GGAACATCTTGCTGCTCTCAGAGCCAGAAAATGCTGACAGCCTCATGCTGGTGGACTTCGAGTACAGCAGTTATAACTATAG GGGCTTTGACATTGGGAACCATTTTTGTGAGTGGGTTTATGATTATACTCACGAGGAATGGCCTTTCTACAAAGCAAGGCCCACAGACTACCCCACTCAAGAACAGCAG TTGCATTTTATTCGTCATTACCTGGCAGAGGCAAAGAAAGGTGAGACCCTCTCCCAAGAGGAGCAGAGAAAACTGGAAGAAGATTTGCTGGTAGAAGTCAGTCG GTATGCTCTGGCATCCCATTTCTTCTGGGGTCTGTGGTCCATCCTCCAGGCATCCATGTCCACCATAGAATTTGGTTACTTG GACTATGCCCAGTCTCGGTTCCAGTTCTACTTCCAGCAGAAGGGGCAGCTGACCAGTGTCCACTCCTCATCCTGA